A segment of the Vagococcus hydrophili genome:
GAGAAAATCGGAAGTTCTTGCCTTACAGTGGAAAGATATAGATATTTTCAATCAAAAGCTAACTATTGGAAAAACACTTGCTATGGACGAGCATAATCAAATAATCATTCAAGAGCCTAAAACCACTAGTTCTCAAAGAGTTATCGCTCTTGATGTTAAAACCATTAAGGTCATAGAACAATGGCGATATAATCAAAAAGAATGGTATTTTAAGTTTGGCTATAATACATCCAAAGATACTCAGTTTCTTTTTACAAACAAATTCAATGAATTGTATTACCCTCAAGCTCCAAATGACTGGTTATATAATATTCTTGAAAAATATGACTTACCTAAAATTACTTTACATGGTTTTAGACATACCCATGCTAGCTTGCTTTTTGAATCTGGAGCAAGTATCAAAGAAGTTCAAGAGCGTTTAGGACATAAAGATGTTAAAACAACTATGAATATTTACACTCACGTTACTCCTGAAAAAGTTAGAGAAACAGGAGAACGATTTGCAAAATATGTTAATTTTTAACAAATGGCATTTAATTTGGCATTTACTCTTAAACCACGTAACAAAAAAAGAGCCCAAAACATTGTTAAATCAACGTTTTGGTACTCTTTAAATTTATTAGCCCACTGACCCTTCCAGCGAAAACTATTCATTAGTTAATCCAAGAACAGTCAATTTAATCAGTTATTTTTAAATTATCCGATAGAATTATTAGTTAAATAAAATCTAATAAAATTCTACTGGTGCAATCTATGGTGCAACTATTATGTTGCACCATTTTACAACTTACATATTTTTAATTTTCACTTTGACACCACTTACTAAACCGTCACTTGTTTTAGTTATGTTTTGTAATGGTGCAATTGTGATTTCTACATAACTACAAAAAATTTCATTTTCTTCATAAATTAAATTCACTTTATAAAAAGCTGGAAGTGGCATCTCCTCTAACATTATTTCCTCTATTGGCCACATTATTTTTCTATTTAGCTTTTCTGTTCCAATAAAAATATTTTGGATCCCATTGGAGCCACCTAAGCATCTCCCTATGATATGACAAGCTTCAGTCCCGGTAGGTCGTGTAGTCCAATTACTTAACTTTTCTTTTACATCTTTATCAATTTTACTAGAAACTGTGTTATCTAAATATTCTGGTTTTAATTTTCCTGAAAGTGATTTTGTATATCTGATATTATAAGGTTCTCTTTTATCTTCGTTAATTTCACTTTCCATTAGTTGTATTTCTGATAGCGAATAATCTTCTTGATAATTAATTAATTTTTTGTTTATTTTTTCTATTAAATCTAAAGTATTCATCTTTTTTACCCCTTATCAGTTAATTTTATTTTAATAATATCATAATACTTACAGAAATAGTAGAAACAAAAAAAGCACCTCTAACTCAAATTAATGAGAAAGAGGTGCTTTACTATTTTATTTGAATGTTAATAACATGGACCCCATGATTCAGTTTTTTTCTTACCGTTTGATTTGCCAATAGCAACAAATCCATAACTACCATTTACTCTTGGCTGTCTTACCCAAACATATCCACCTTTATGAGTAAATTGGTCGTACTTCACCTCTTGTCCTGGTTTAATCCAACCTAAAATTTTACCATCTACTGCTTTATCAAGAATAGCAATATTTTCGTTACCAGCATTTGATTTGAAAGTACCTTTCTCCATATACCAACCAACTTTGTTAGGTTTTTCTGTGTTAGGCACTTCAATTGGTTTACTTGTATCAATATTATCATTACGATAAACATACCACCCCATATAATAAGGACACGTAGTAGCTTCATTATCAATGTACACACCGTTCATTTGTGGGTTTTTG
Coding sequences within it:
- a CDS encoding DNA/RNA non-specific endonuclease; translation: MNTLDLIEKINKKLINYQEDYSLSEIQLMESEINEDKREPYNIRYTKSLSGKLKPEYLDNTVSSKIDKDVKEKLSNWTTRPTGTEACHIIGRCLGGSNGIQNIFIGTEKLNRKIMWPIEEIMLEEMPLPAFYKVNLIYEENEIFCSYVEITIAPLQNITKTSDGLVSGVKVKIKNM
- a CDS encoding peptidoglycan amidohydrolase family protein — translated: MVKINIETSIGFMDGLRQQGIKYSMTGARDGSDGTGDCSGTIVRSVEKAGANKPTWLYNTDSMHAWLVQNGYKLIADNKSWTAKRGDIVIFGKKGASGGAAGHVVEFISNTQIIHCTYKNPQMNGVYIDNEATTCPYYMGWYVYRNDNIDTSKPIEVPNTEKPNKVGWYMEKGTFKSNAGNENIAILDKAVDGKILGWIKPGQEVKYDQFTHKGGYVWVRQPRVNGSYGFVAIGKSNGKKKTESWGPCY